The following coding sequences lie in one Mycobacterium sp. DL440 genomic window:
- a CDS encoding ABC transporter permease codes for MHVPGGSVSHRHPAQRLGRDQPSRLSPAAYLATTGRILRQLAADHRSVAMILVVPSLIITLMYFMFQNAPHPPGHPSPFNTACLIMLGVFPLIVMFLITSITMQRERVSGTLERILTTPLRRFDLLAAYGTAFSIAAAAQATLACIVSFWFLGLDTAGSPVLVFLIAIINAVLGVGLGLLCSAFARTEFQAVQFMPVVIAPQLLLCGIIVPRPALPEWLQWISNVLPASYALEALQQVGAQPELTAIAARDIAVVVGFAVLALCLAAATLRRRTP; via the coding sequence ATGCACGTCCCTGGAGGAAGCGTTTCTCACCGTCATCCGGCGCAGCGACTCGGGCGCGATCAACCGAGCCGACTGAGCCCGGCCGCCTACCTGGCCACAACCGGCCGGATCCTGCGGCAACTGGCCGCCGACCATCGCAGCGTGGCGATGATCCTGGTGGTACCCAGCCTGATCATCACCCTGATGTACTTCATGTTCCAGAACGCGCCGCACCCGCCGGGACACCCATCTCCGTTCAACACTGCCTGCCTGATCATGCTCGGCGTCTTCCCGCTCATCGTGATGTTTCTGATCACCTCGATCACCATGCAGCGTGAACGTGTCTCGGGAACCCTCGAGCGGATCCTGACCACACCATTGCGCCGGTTCGACCTGCTGGCCGCCTACGGCACCGCGTTCTCGATCGCGGCCGCGGCGCAGGCCACCCTTGCCTGCATCGTCTCGTTCTGGTTTCTCGGTCTCGACACCGCGGGCAGCCCTGTCCTGGTGTTCCTGATCGCGATCATCAACGCGGTGCTGGGCGTCGGGCTGGGTCTGTTGTGCAGCGCATTCGCCCGCACCGAGTTCCAGGCAGTCCAGTTCATGCCCGTGGTGATCGCGCCCCAGTTGCTGTTGTGCGGAATCATCGTGCCGCGCCCCGCGCTGCCGGAGTGGCTGCAGTGGATCAGCAACGTACTGCCTGCCAGCTATGCACTCGAAGCCCTGCAACAGGTCGGCGCCCAACCTGAGCTCACCGCCATCGCTGCCCGCGACATCGCAGTCGTGGTGGGATTTGCAGTGCTGGCACTGTGTCTGGCCGCGGCCACCCTGCGCCGCCGAACCCCCTAG
- the recN gene encoding DNA repair protein RecN, producing MLSEIRIESLGAISAATAEFDRGLTVLTGETGTGKTMVVTSLHLLGGARADATRVRSGSDRAVVEGRFSTIELGEDVSGRVEEILESSGAERDDDGSVIAARSVSRAGPSRAYLGGRSVPAKSLSSFTAQVLALHGQNDQLRLMRPDEQRAALDRFAEVDKPLTRYRRIRDEWLAARRDLTDRRRRARELAQEADRLSFGIHEIDAVAPQPGEDEAIVADIRRLSELDALREAAQTARFALSGELDEPTESTSAADGVGRAQAALESTDDSALQALAVRLAEAMAVIGDVSGELGDYLSELPSDASTLETKLARQAELRTLTRKYAADVDGVLEWSRDAAERLAQLDVSEESLAALDGKVAELEAQLVTAAGELTKARSKAAKGLAKAVTAELAGLAMANAVFTIGVAPMPARADDSAPVTMPDGALLHAGHDGVDAVEFGFTAHRGTDVLPLAKSASGGELSRVMLALEVVLSVSTAGTTMVFDEVDAGVGGRAAVQIGRRLARLARTHQVIVVTHLPQVAAFADAHLLVDSGDGRAKSSGVRRIDDEDRVAELARMLAGLGESDSGRAHARELLEAAQQERSAG from the coding sequence GTGCTGTCGGAGATCCGTATCGAGTCATTGGGCGCCATCAGTGCCGCCACCGCGGAGTTCGACCGCGGGTTGACCGTGCTGACCGGGGAAACGGGCACCGGTAAGACGATGGTGGTGACCAGCCTGCACCTACTCGGCGGGGCCCGAGCGGACGCGACCAGGGTCCGTTCGGGATCTGACCGGGCCGTGGTGGAAGGCCGGTTCAGCACAATCGAACTCGGTGAGGACGTGTCCGGGAGGGTCGAGGAGATCCTGGAATCCTCCGGCGCTGAGCGTGATGATGACGGCAGTGTGATCGCGGCCCGTTCGGTGAGCCGGGCCGGACCGTCTCGGGCATATCTGGGCGGCCGCAGCGTGCCGGCCAAATCCTTGAGCAGTTTCACCGCCCAGGTGCTGGCGTTGCACGGCCAGAACGACCAGTTGCGGTTGATGCGGCCCGACGAGCAGCGGGCGGCACTGGACCGCTTCGCCGAGGTGGACAAGCCGCTGACCCGCTACCGGCGCATCCGCGACGAATGGCTGGCAGCGCGTCGTGACCTGACGGACCGTCGGCGCCGGGCCCGAGAACTGGCCCAGGAGGCCGACCGGCTCAGCTTCGGCATCCACGAGATCGACGCGGTCGCACCGCAACCCGGTGAGGACGAGGCGATCGTCGCTGACATCCGTCGTCTTTCGGAACTTGACGCGCTGCGCGAAGCGGCGCAGACCGCCCGCTTCGCGTTGTCCGGCGAGCTCGACGAGCCCACGGAGTCGACCTCCGCGGCCGACGGCGTGGGCCGGGCGCAGGCCGCGCTGGAATCCACCGATGATTCGGCGCTACAGGCACTGGCGGTCCGTCTGGCCGAGGCGATGGCGGTGATCGGTGACGTATCCGGCGAGCTCGGAGACTATCTCTCCGAATTGCCCAGCGATGCCAGCACTTTGGAGACGAAACTGGCGCGCCAGGCCGAGCTGCGCACGCTCACCCGCAAGTACGCCGCCGACGTCGACGGCGTGTTGGAGTGGTCGCGTGATGCCGCAGAGCGGTTGGCGCAGCTCGATGTGTCCGAGGAGAGTCTGGCTGCCCTCGACGGCAAGGTCGCCGAGCTGGAGGCGCAGTTGGTCACGGCTGCAGGCGAACTCACCAAGGCCAGGTCCAAGGCGGCCAAGGGGCTGGCCAAGGCGGTGACCGCGGAACTCGCCGGCCTGGCCATGGCCAATGCGGTGTTCACCATCGGGGTGGCGCCGATGCCGGCAAGGGCAGACGATTCCGCGCCGGTGACCATGCCGGACGGAGCGCTGCTGCACGCCGGTCACGACGGCGTGGACGCGGTCGAGTTCGGGTTCACCGCACACCGTGGCACCGATGTGCTGCCGCTGGCCAAGAGCGCCTCCGGTGGTGAGCTGTCCCGCGTGATGCTCGCTCTCGAGGTGGTGCTGTCGGTGTCGACGGCGGGCACCACGATGGTCTTCGACGAGGTCGACGCCGGGGTCGGCGGCCGGGCCGCGGTGCAGATCGGCCGGCGGCTGGCCCGGCTGGCGCGGACCCACCAGGTCATCGTGGTGACCCACCTGCCTCAGGTCGCGGCATTCGCCGATGCCCACCTACTGGTCGACAGCGGTGACGGCCGCGCCAAGTCCAGCGGTGTGCGGCGCATCGACGACGAGGACCGGGTCGCCGAATTGGCCCGGATGCTGGCCGGACTGGGGGAGTCCGACAGCGGCCGGGCACATGCCAGGGAGCTGCTCGAGGCCGCTCAGCAGGAGCGCAGCGCAGGCTGA
- a CDS encoding pyridoxamine 5'-phosphate oxidase family protein, which translates to MYHSGELAVQRQMGQETIAARVSRMIRTEVPAAAAAFLSEQPMIVVAAADDGGRVWASLIAGPPGFVHADDPRTILLEALPAPGDPVRDVLGSGQQMGMIAIEPQTRRRMRVNGSAEPVGTGLRIHTDQVYSNCPKYISRRHIAEVRASMELPEMQRGESLTDRQQELIATADTFFIGSADAAGNADASHRGGNPGFLQVLSPRRLRWPDYRGNSMFMTLGNISANPRCGLLVVDWSSGSTVQLTGTAEIGWDKADSTTGAQCAIDFTVSEVVELTHVSPLRWSTAELSPANPGQPALRSC; encoded by the coding sequence ATGTATCACTCGGGTGAGTTGGCGGTGCAGCGGCAGATGGGGCAGGAGACCATCGCCGCACGCGTCAGCCGGATGATCCGCACGGAAGTTCCAGCGGCCGCCGCCGCATTCCTCTCCGAACAGCCGATGATCGTGGTCGCCGCGGCCGACGACGGAGGCCGGGTCTGGGCCAGTCTGATCGCCGGCCCACCCGGCTTCGTCCACGCCGACGATCCGCGCACGATCCTGCTGGAAGCGCTGCCTGCGCCGGGCGATCCGGTCCGCGATGTGCTGGGCAGCGGACAGCAGATGGGGATGATCGCCATCGAACCGCAGACCCGACGCCGGATGCGGGTCAACGGCTCCGCCGAACCGGTGGGCACGGGCCTGCGGATCCACACCGATCAGGTGTATTCGAACTGCCCGAAGTACATCTCTCGCAGGCACATCGCCGAGGTGCGAGCCTCGATGGAGTTGCCCGAAATGCAGCGTGGCGAGTCACTGACCGACCGACAGCAAGAGCTCATCGCCACTGCCGACACCTTCTTCATCGGTTCGGCGGATGCGGCAGGCAACGCCGACGCGTCACACCGCGGCGGCAATCCCGGCTTTCTGCAGGTGCTCTCACCCCGGCGCCTGCGCTGGCCGGACTATCGCGGGAATTCCATGTTCATGACGCTGGGCAACATCAGCGCCAATCCGAGGTGCGGGCTGTTGGTGGTCGACTGGTCCTCGGGATCAACCGTTCAGCTCACCGGAACCGCTGAAATCGGCTGGGACAAAGCCGATTCGACGACCGGAGCACAATGCGCGATCGACTTCACGGTCTCCGAGGTGGTCGAGTTGACCCACGTCAGCCCGTTGCGGTGGAGCACCGCCGAGTTATCTCCGGCCAACCCGGGTCAGCCTGCGCTGCGCTCCTGCTGA
- the tyrS gene encoding tyrosine--tRNA ligase: MSMGILDELDWRGLIAQSTDRDALANDLAKGPMTVYSGFDPTAPSLHAGHLVPLLTLRRFQRAGHRPIVLAGGATGMIGDPRDTGERTLNTADTVSDWAGRIRGQLERFVEFDDTPTGAIVENNLNWTGQLSAIEFLRDLGKYFSVNVMLDRETVRRRLEGDGMSYTEFSYMLLQANDFVELHQRHGCALQIGGSDQWGNIVAGARLVRQKLGATVHAMTTPLVTDSEGKKFGKSTGGGNVWLDPEMTSPYAWYQYFVNAADADVVGYLRWFTFLTPDEISDLEDATKNRAHERAAQKRLARELTTLVHGEGATKAVELASQALFGRGELTDLDDSTLRAALREASNGQVAELKPGGPDSITDLLVATGLAASKGAARRNVAEGGVYVNNIRIESDEWIPQHSDFLYERWLVLRRGKRHIAGVERVGA; the protein is encoded by the coding sequence ATGAGCATGGGAATCCTGGATGAGCTGGACTGGCGTGGGCTGATCGCCCAGTCGACCGACCGCGATGCGCTGGCCAATGACCTGGCCAAGGGCCCCATGACGGTCTATTCCGGCTTCGATCCCACCGCGCCCAGCCTGCATGCGGGGCACCTGGTCCCATTGCTTACGCTGCGCCGGTTCCAACGCGCCGGGCACCGTCCGATCGTGCTCGCCGGCGGGGCCACCGGGATGATCGGTGACCCCCGCGACACGGGGGAGCGCACGCTGAACACCGCCGACACGGTCTCGGACTGGGCCGGCCGCATTCGTGGCCAGCTGGAGCGGTTCGTCGAATTCGACGACACCCCGACCGGTGCCATCGTCGAGAACAACCTGAATTGGACGGGCCAGCTCTCAGCCATCGAATTCCTGCGTGACCTGGGTAAATACTTCTCGGTCAACGTGATGCTGGACCGGGAGACGGTCCGGCGCCGGTTGGAGGGCGACGGCATGTCCTACACCGAGTTCAGCTACATGCTGCTGCAGGCCAATGACTTCGTCGAGCTGCATCAGCGCCACGGCTGCGCGTTGCAGATCGGTGGCTCCGACCAGTGGGGCAACATCGTGGCCGGCGCCCGCTTGGTGCGTCAGAAGTTGGGCGCCACGGTGCACGCGATGACGACTCCGCTGGTCACCGACTCAGAGGGCAAGAAGTTCGGCAAGTCGACCGGCGGCGGCAATGTGTGGCTGGACCCCGAGATGACGAGCCCATATGCCTGGTACCAGTACTTCGTGAACGCCGCCGATGCCGACGTCGTCGGTTACCTGCGTTGGTTCACTTTTCTGACACCGGACGAGATCTCCGATCTCGAGGACGCCACGAAGAATCGTGCCCACGAACGCGCCGCACAGAAACGACTGGCGCGGGAGCTCACCACCTTGGTGCACGGGGAAGGCGCGACGAAGGCGGTCGAGTTGGCCAGCCAGGCGCTGTTCGGTCGGGGGGAGTTGACCGACCTCGACGATTCCACCTTGCGTGCTGCTCTTCGCGAGGCCAGTAACGGTCAGGTGGCCGAGTTGAAGCCGGGCGGTCCGGACTCGATCACCGATTTGTTGGTCGCGACGGGGTTGGCGGCAAGTAAGGGCGCCGCGCGCCGCAACGTCGCCGAGGGCGGCGTGTACGTGAACAACATTCGTATTGAAAGCGACGAGTGGATACCACAGCACTCAGATTTTCTGTATGAGCGTTGGCTCGTGTTGCGACGTGGCAAGCGGCACATTGCCGGCGTCGAGCGCGTGGGCGCTTAG
- a CDS encoding ABC transporter ATP-binding protein, producing the protein MMTSSIDEFSTGSPSGATAPAVDITGLQVSRGGRPAIRDLSVRIARGAITGLLGPSGCGKTTLIRSIVGTQIVEAGTVTVLGHPAGSAPLRHRVGYVTQDPTIYNDLRVIDNVRYFAALYGTSADSAADAIRAVGLDDHRTAYCGNLSGGQRTRVSLACALVAEPELLVLDEPTVGLDPVLRVDLWEQFNDLSRRGTTLLVSSHVMDEADHCGDLLLMREGRLLAHTTPDRLRKDTECTSLEEAFLTVIRRSDSGAINRAD; encoded by the coding sequence ATGATGACTTCATCGATTGATGAATTCTCGACCGGATCTCCGTCCGGCGCCACCGCCCCCGCCGTCGACATCACCGGACTGCAGGTCAGCCGCGGTGGCCGTCCCGCAATTCGCGACCTCTCGGTGCGGATCGCCCGCGGTGCGATCACGGGTCTGCTCGGTCCCTCAGGCTGCGGCAAGACCACCCTGATCCGCAGCATCGTCGGTACCCAGATCGTCGAGGCGGGCACCGTCACGGTGCTCGGACACCCCGCAGGTTCGGCGCCGCTGCGCCACCGGGTCGGTTACGTCACCCAGGATCCGACGATCTACAACGACCTGCGGGTCATCGACAACGTCCGGTACTTCGCCGCGCTGTACGGCACGTCGGCGGACTCGGCGGCCGACGCCATCCGCGCGGTCGGTCTCGACGATCACCGCACCGCGTACTGCGGCAACCTCTCCGGGGGCCAACGGACCCGGGTCTCGCTCGCCTGTGCGCTGGTGGCCGAACCCGAGCTGCTGGTGCTCGACGAGCCCACTGTCGGCCTCGATCCGGTCCTGCGGGTCGACCTGTGGGAACAGTTCAACGATCTGTCACGGCGCGGAACGACGCTGCTGGTTTCCAGTCACGTCATGGACGAGGCCGATCACTGCGGTGACCTGCTGCTCATGCGCGAAGGCCGGCTGCTCGCCCACACCACACCAGACCGGCTACGGAAGGACACGGAATGCACGTCCCTGGAGGAAGCGTTTCTCACCGTCATCCGGCGCAGCGACTCGGGCGCGATCAACCGAGCCGACTGA
- a CDS encoding TetR/AcrR family transcriptional regulator: MSTDVDSSRERNRPGRPAGPSDKRERILTSARELFSRNGIDNTSIRSIAADAGVDAALVHHYFGTKTQLFAAAIHIPIDPMTVIGKLKEVPVEQIGHTLPSILLPLWDSEIGKGFVATLRSILAGNDVSLVRSFLQEIIVGEIGPRVDNPPGSARVRIQFVASQLVGVAMARYILELEPFATLPVDQIVETIAPTLQRYLTGELPGLP, encoded by the coding sequence GTGAGCACCGACGTCGACTCCAGCCGAGAACGCAACCGACCCGGCCGCCCGGCCGGCCCGTCGGACAAGCGTGAGCGCATCTTGACCAGCGCACGGGAGTTGTTCTCCCGCAACGGAATCGATAATACTTCGATCCGATCCATCGCGGCCGATGCCGGGGTGGACGCCGCCCTGGTACATCACTACTTCGGCACCAAGACCCAGCTGTTCGCCGCCGCGATCCACATCCCCATCGATCCGATGACCGTGATCGGAAAGCTCAAAGAGGTGCCGGTCGAGCAGATCGGACACACGCTGCCGTCAATCCTGTTGCCGCTGTGGGATTCCGAGATCGGCAAGGGTTTCGTGGCGACGCTGCGCTCGATTCTGGCCGGCAACGACGTATCGCTGGTCCGGTCATTTCTCCAGGAGATCATCGTCGGCGAAATCGGACCGCGGGTGGACAACCCGCCCGGCAGTGCCCGAGTGCGCATCCAATTCGTTGCCTCGCAACTGGTCGGCGTCGCGATGGCGCGCTACATCCTGGAGCTGGAACCCTTCGCCACGCTGCCTGTGGACCAGATCGTCGAAACCATCGCGCCCACCCTGCAGCGCTACCTCACCGGTGAGCTACCCGGACTCCCCTGA
- a CDS encoding HAD-IIA family hydrolase — protein sequence MTTLARQHDCLLLDLDGTVFRGHEPTVGALESLSGLDARVLYVTNNASRAPEQVAEHLRELGFAAESDDVVTSAQSAAHLLAAHLPVDSAVLVVGTDALAGEVSKVGLRPVRTFDEGPVAVVQGHSPTTAWPDLAEAALAIRAGALWVAANADLTLPSERGLLPGNGSMVAALRVATGQEPLVAGKPQPTLMNDALSRGTFATPLVVGDRLDTDIAGAVAAGLPSLMVLTGVSTAGDAVRAVPAERPGYLVPDLRGLHADADALRIAAQPAWRIEIDRDTVTVHATGQDPRDDLSVVRATAHAVWSADLDHAAFTVSAGDDTARRALQRWSLLSVPID from the coding sequence GTGACCACGCTTGCACGGCAACATGATTGCCTGCTGCTCGACCTCGATGGCACGGTGTTTCGCGGGCATGAGCCCACTGTGGGTGCACTGGAGAGCTTGTCCGGGCTGGACGCACGGGTGCTGTATGTCACCAACAATGCGTCGCGAGCGCCTGAGCAGGTCGCCGAGCATCTGCGTGAACTCGGCTTCGCCGCCGAATCCGACGACGTGGTGACCAGTGCGCAGAGTGCGGCGCACCTGCTGGCCGCCCATTTGCCGGTGGACTCAGCGGTTCTCGTCGTCGGGACGGATGCACTTGCCGGTGAGGTGAGCAAGGTCGGACTGCGGCCGGTTCGGACGTTCGACGAGGGTCCAGTCGCGGTGGTGCAGGGGCATTCGCCGACTACCGCATGGCCGGATCTGGCCGAGGCGGCACTCGCTATTCGCGCCGGCGCGCTGTGGGTGGCGGCCAACGCGGATCTGACGCTGCCGTCCGAGCGTGGCCTGCTGCCGGGCAACGGCTCGATGGTGGCGGCATTGCGGGTGGCGACCGGCCAGGAGCCATTGGTGGCCGGAAAGCCCCAACCGACTTTGATGAACGATGCCCTCAGCCGTGGGACGTTCGCGACGCCGCTGGTTGTGGGGGATCGGCTCGACACCGATATCGCCGGCGCCGTCGCGGCGGGGTTGCCGAGTCTCATGGTGCTCACCGGCGTCAGCACGGCCGGCGACGCGGTGCGTGCGGTTCCTGCCGAGCGCCCCGGGTACCTGGTCCCGGATCTGCGGGGGCTGCACGCGGATGCCGACGCGCTGCGCATCGCGGCGCAGCCGGCCTGGCGGATCGAGATCGACCGGGACACGGTGACCGTGCATGCCACCGGGCAGGATCCCCGGGACGACCTGTCGGTGGTACGGGCTACGGCGCATGCGGTCTGGAGCGCGGACCTCGACCACGCCGCTTTCACGGTGTCGGCCGGCGACGACACGGCCCGTCGCGCGCTGCAACGTTGGTCCTTGCTGTCGGTACCCATCGACTAG
- a CDS encoding Trm112 family protein: protein MVDDKLLSILVCPQDRGPLLLAGTDWLYNPRLRRAYRIEDGIPVLLVDEAVAIDDDAEHRRLLELAGSGESG from the coding sequence GTGGTCGACGACAAGCTTCTGAGCATCCTGGTCTGCCCGCAGGACCGCGGGCCCCTGCTGCTCGCGGGTACGGACTGGCTCTACAACCCCCGGCTGCGGCGGGCCTACCGGATCGAGGACGGCATCCCGGTCCTTCTGGTCGATGAGGCCGTCGCCATCGACGACGATGCCGAGCACCGGCGGCTGCTCGAGTTGGCCGGCTCAGGGGAGTCCGGGTAG
- a CDS encoding NAD kinase — MTAERTILLVVHTGRDEATEVARRVEKVLGDNGIGLKVLSAEAVDRGPLHLAPDDMRALGVDIEVVDAEERAAEGCELVLVLGGDGTFLRAAELARNVEIPVLGVNLGRIGFLAEAEAEAIDHVLDSVIGRDYRVEERMTLDISVRVGTDVVNRGWALNEASLEKGPRLGVLGVVLEVDGRPVSSFGCDGVLVSTPTGSTAYAFSAGGPVLWPDLEAILVVPNNAHALFARPMVTSPLASIAIEIEASGNDALVFCDGRRQMVVPAGGRLEVTRCGTPLKWVRLDSAPFTDRLVRKFRLPVTGWRGQ; from the coding sequence ATGACGGCTGAACGCACGATCCTGCTGGTGGTGCACACCGGCCGGGACGAGGCGACTGAAGTCGCCCGCCGGGTGGAAAAGGTGCTCGGCGACAACGGCATTGGTCTGAAGGTGCTTTCGGCGGAGGCCGTCGACCGCGGGCCGCTGCATCTGGCGCCCGATGACATGCGCGCGCTCGGTGTCGACATCGAGGTGGTCGACGCCGAGGAGCGCGCGGCCGAAGGCTGCGAGCTGGTTCTGGTGCTCGGCGGGGACGGCACCTTTCTGCGGGCCGCTGAGCTCGCGCGCAATGTCGAGATCCCGGTGCTGGGAGTCAATCTGGGCCGCATCGGATTCCTGGCCGAGGCCGAGGCCGAGGCCATCGACCACGTACTGGACAGCGTCATCGGGCGTGATTACCGCGTCGAGGAGAGGATGACCCTCGACATTTCGGTGCGGGTGGGTACCGATGTGGTGAATCGCGGCTGGGCGCTCAACGAGGCGAGCCTGGAGAAGGGCCCTCGGCTAGGAGTGCTCGGCGTGGTCTTGGAGGTGGACGGACGACCGGTGTCGTCGTTCGGCTGCGATGGCGTGCTGGTGTCGACCCCCACGGGATCCACTGCCTACGCGTTCTCGGCGGGCGGCCCGGTGCTGTGGCCGGACCTGGAGGCGATTCTGGTGGTGCCCAACAATGCTCACGCACTGTTCGCCCGTCCGATGGTCACCAGCCCGCTGGCCAGTATCGCGATCGAGATCGAGGCAAGCGGCAACGATGCCCTGGTGTTCTGTGACGGTCGCCGTCAAATGGTGGTACCGGCCGGAGGCCGGCTGGAAGTGACCCGCTGCGGTACGCCGCTGAAGTGGGTGCGGCTGGACTCGGCGCCGTTCACCGATCGGTTGGTACGCAAGTTCCGGCTGCCGGTCACCGGATGGCGGGGGCAGTAG
- a CDS encoding TlyA family RNA methyltransferase, giving the protein MARRARVDAELVRRGLARSRQQAAEMIEAGRVRIDGMPAAKPATAVAPDTNITVIATAERTWVSRGAHKLIGALDAFDVAVEGRRCLDAGASTGGFTEVLLDRGAAEVVAADVGYGQLAWPLRSDERVHVLERTNVRELTPEAIGGQVQLIVADLSFISLATVLPALTACASADADIVPMVKPQFEVGKDRVGAGGVVSDPALRIDAVCTVARKAAALQWHAVDVTASPLPGPSGNVEYFLHLRAQSNRPLDGELLEQAVRRAVEEGPQ; this is encoded by the coding sequence GTGGCGCGGCGCGCTCGCGTTGATGCCGAGCTGGTGCGGCGGGGTCTGGCCCGGTCACGCCAGCAGGCGGCAGAGATGATCGAGGCCGGGCGCGTACGGATCGACGGTATGCCGGCGGCCAAACCGGCCACCGCGGTCGCCCCGGACACCAACATCACCGTGATCGCCACCGCGGAACGGACCTGGGTCTCGCGTGGCGCGCACAAACTGATCGGTGCGCTCGATGCGTTCGACGTCGCTGTCGAGGGCCGGCGCTGTCTTGATGCCGGGGCCTCCACCGGCGGCTTCACCGAGGTGCTGCTCGATCGTGGTGCCGCGGAGGTGGTGGCTGCCGATGTGGGCTATGGACAACTGGCCTGGCCGCTGCGGTCCGACGAACGGGTACACGTGCTGGAGCGCACGAATGTGCGGGAGCTGACCCCTGAGGCGATCGGCGGGCAGGTGCAGCTGATCGTGGCCGACCTGTCCTTCATATCGCTGGCCACGGTTCTTCCGGCGCTGACGGCCTGCGCGTCCGCCGACGCCGATATCGTTCCGATGGTGAAACCGCAGTTCGAGGTCGGCAAGGATCGCGTCGGCGCGGGCGGCGTGGTGTCCGATCCCGCATTACGCATCGACGCGGTGTGCACGGTCGCCCGCAAGGCGGCCGCATTGCAGTGGCATGCTGTCGATGTGACGGCCAGCCCGCTCCCCGGACCCTCGGGCAATGTCGAGTACTTCCTGCACCTGCGTGCCCAGAGCAACCGTCCGCTGGACGGCGAATTGCTCGAACAGGCAGTGCGGCGGGCGGTCGAGGAGGGTCCGCAATGA
- a CDS encoding DNA-3-methyladenine glycosylase, whose protein sequence is MGAELLTGDPLLAARRLLGAELAGRGVSAVVVEVEAYGGPPDGPWPDAASHSFRGAGGRNLVMFGPPGHLYTYRSHGIHVCANVVCGFDGVAGAVLLRAASVSAGADIAGQRRGPVILPAALARGPGNLCSALGITMEDNGIDLFAADSPVRLSFGEVVPAVDGPRVGVSKAADRRWRFWIADRGEVSAYRRSPRAPAPGAGD, encoded by the coding sequence GTGGGCGCTGAGCTGCTGACCGGAGATCCGCTGCTTGCGGCCCGTCGACTGTTGGGGGCCGAGCTGGCCGGCCGCGGTGTCAGTGCCGTCGTCGTCGAGGTCGAGGCCTACGGCGGCCCGCCCGACGGGCCGTGGCCGGATGCCGCATCGCATTCGTTTCGTGGTGCCGGTGGACGCAATCTCGTGATGTTCGGCCCGCCCGGACACCTCTACACGTACCGCAGCCACGGCATCCACGTCTGCGCCAACGTGGTCTGCGGATTCGACGGTGTGGCGGGTGCGGTACTGCTGCGAGCGGCCTCGGTGAGTGCCGGCGCCGACATCGCCGGGCAGCGCCGTGGACCCGTGATACTGCCGGCCGCGCTGGCGCGGGGACCGGGCAACCTTTGTTCCGCGCTGGGAATCACCATGGAAGACAACGGGATTGACCTCTTTGCCGCCGACAGCCCGGTTCGGTTGTCGTTCGGCGAAGTGGTTCCGGCCGTCGACGGGCCACGAGTCGGCGTGAGTAAGGCCGCTGACCGGCGGTGGCGGTTCTGGATTGCCGACCGGGGGGAGGTTTCGGCCTATCGGCGTAGCCCGCGCGCGCCTGCGCCCGGGGCCGGTGATTGA
- a CDS encoding tetratricopeptide repeat protein has product MVGDRQGDAERRPRRASNDRASSNSSGPRRHYDQRGRDQRAGAPRTSGPGRARSAQPTEDGDPRQDGPRLPADVEAKELAPDVRRELITLDKTTADFVARHLVMAGKLLDEDPETALAHARAARNRAGRIAVVREAVGIAAYHSGDWAQALAELRAARRMGSKSALLPMIADCERGVGRPERALELARGDEALALTGEDADELRIVTAGARSDLGQFEQALAILSSPPLDPTSVGPTAARLFYVYADTLLAVGRGEEALQWFVHAEQADIDGITDAEDRITELS; this is encoded by the coding sequence GTGGTCGGAGACAGACAGGGCGACGCAGAGCGGCGCCCGCGGCGTGCATCGAACGACCGCGCATCGAGCAACAGTTCGGGCCCTCGGCGGCACTACGATCAGCGCGGGCGGGATCAACGTGCCGGCGCCCCCCGGACCTCCGGGCCGGGCCGGGCACGGTCGGCGCAGCCCACCGAGGACGGCGATCCCAGGCAGGACGGCCCGAGACTGCCGGCCGACGTCGAGGCGAAAGAACTCGCGCCCGATGTACGTCGGGAATTGATCACCCTGGACAAGACGACCGCGGATTTCGTCGCCCGCCACCTCGTGATGGCCGGGAAGCTGCTGGATGAGGATCCCGAGACGGCGCTGGCCCACGCTCGTGCCGCCCGCAACCGGGCCGGCCGGATCGCGGTGGTGCGTGAGGCCGTCGGTATCGCGGCGTATCACAGCGGTGACTGGGCCCAGGCGCTCGCCGAGCTGCGTGCGGCGAGGCGGATGGGCAGCAAGTCGGCCCTGCTGCCGATGATCGCGGACTGCGAGCGCGGTGTCGGACGGCCCGAGCGGGCACTGGAACTGGCCCGCGGCGACGAGGCGCTCGCGCTCACCGGCGAGGATGCCGACGAGCTTCGCATCGTCACGGCTGGTGCACGTTCAGACCTCGGGCAGTTCGAGCAGGCATTGGCCATTCTGTCCTCCCCGCCGCTGGACCCGACCAGTGTGGGCCCGACCGCGGCCCGGCTGTTCTACGTTTACGCCGACACTCTGCTGGCGGTGGGACGTGGCGAGGAGGCCCTGCAATGGTTCGTCCACGCCGAGCAGGCTGACATCGACGGGATCACCGACGCGGAAGACCGGATCACGGAGCTGTCCTGA